A portion of the Polaribacter cellanae genome contains these proteins:
- a CDS encoding S41 family peptidase, translated as MKKFNFKKRTVIILLVGVVFMTYSFKSKFFEVAKQIEIYNTLFKELNMYYVDEINPAEFTNKAIKNTLKELDPYTNFYNEQDVETARIRRAGEYGGIGVSVHYTKKGIEISEIYKGFSADKADLKAGDIITAVDGQSLKNMDREQLSTFLKGVPNSKFKVEVERQGQILQKEITRDKVVVNPVPYAEMVNEDIGYITLTRFNEKASSEVKKAFRKLEKQGMKKLIFDLRSNPGGSLLESINICNFFLPKGKTIVTTKAKIKKWSNTYKTTNEPLDLEIPVVVLVNERSASASEIVSGALQDYDRAVIMGKRSFGKGLVQRFRPLTYGTQLKVTISKYYTPSGRCIQELDYANRDKNGKVPKFSDRGINTFKTENGRTVYDGGGVLPDIVIKTSDRNEATEELLKSKAIFNFATKYYYENSTIGNVTEFDFKNSDFNKFKKFLKIDDTFLTKQEKLFKKAYLASDKNSISKEYENIKEKLFDLKVEEISKNKDILTDMIKEEILQRYFYREGVYEHKLKKDKTISEAVDLLHNQTKYSKILSSN; from the coding sequence ATGAAAAAATTCAATTTTAAAAAAAGAACCGTTATTATTTTACTGGTTGGAGTCGTTTTTATGACGTACTCGTTCAAATCTAAATTTTTTGAAGTAGCCAAGCAAATAGAAATTTACAATACTTTATTTAAGGAGTTAAATATGTATTATGTAGATGAAATAAACCCTGCAGAATTTACAAATAAAGCCATAAAAAACACCTTAAAAGAATTAGATCCGTACACGAATTTTTACAACGAGCAAGATGTAGAAACTGCAAGAATTCGAAGAGCAGGAGAATATGGTGGTATTGGAGTTTCTGTACATTACACCAAAAAAGGAATTGAAATAAGCGAGATTTACAAAGGGTTTTCCGCAGATAAAGCCGATTTAAAAGCGGGAGATATTATTACAGCTGTAGATGGGCAGTCGTTAAAAAATATGGATCGAGAGCAACTTTCTACCTTTTTAAAAGGAGTTCCAAATAGTAAATTTAAAGTAGAGGTTGAACGACAAGGGCAAATTCTTCAAAAAGAAATTACGAGAGATAAAGTGGTTGTAAACCCAGTTCCGTATGCAGAAATGGTAAACGAAGATATAGGTTATATTACATTAACTCGTTTTAACGAAAAAGCATCTTCCGAAGTTAAAAAAGCATTCCGAAAATTAGAAAAACAAGGAATGAAAAAATTGATTTTCGATCTTCGTTCTAATCCTGGAGGTTCTTTGTTAGAATCTATTAATATTTGTAATTTCTTTCTACCAAAAGGAAAAACAATTGTAACCACAAAAGCGAAAATTAAAAAGTGGAGTAATACTTATAAAACAACCAACGAGCCTTTAGATTTAGAAATTCCTGTAGTGGTTTTAGTAAACGAACGATCTGCATCTGCATCCGAAATTGTAAGTGGTGCTTTGCAAGATTACGACAGAGCCGTAATTATGGGAAAACGCTCATTTGGTAAAGGCTTAGTGCAACGTTTTAGACCTTTAACTTACGGAACACAACTAAAAGTTACCATCTCTAAATATTATACACCAAGTGGAAGATGTATCCAAGAATTGGATTATGCAAATAGAGATAAAAATGGAAAAGTTCCAAAATTTTCTGATCGTGGCATAAATACTTTTAAAACCGAAAACGGAAGAACAGTTTACGATGGAGGTGGCGTTTTACCAGACATTGTTATAAAAACTTCCGATAGAAATGAGGCTACAGAAGAACTATTAAAATCGAAGGCAATTTTTAATTTTGCGACGAAATATTATTACGAAAATTCAACGATTGGAAATGTAACTGAATTCGATTTTAAAAATAGCGATTTTAATAAGTTTAAAAAATTTTTAAAAATTGATGACACTTTTTTAACCAAGCAAGAAAAATTATTTAAAAAGGCATATTTGGCTTCCGATAAAAACAGTATTTCTAAAGAATATGAAAACATAAAAGAAAAACTTTTCGATTTAAAAGTCGAAGAAATTTCTAAAAATAAAGATATTCTTACAGATATGATAAAAGAAGAAATTTTACAGCGTTATTTTTATCGAGAAGGAGTTTACGAACACAAATTAAAGAAAGATAAAACAATATCTGAAGCTGTAGATTTGTT
- a CDS encoding deoxycytidylate deaminase, producing the protein MTEKKQLKYDKAYLKMAFEWGKLSHCKRKQVGALIVKDRMIISDGFNGTPTGFDNCCEDENGVTKWEVLHAEANAILKVASSTQSAKNATLYITLSPCTQCSKLIHQAGIKRVVYADSYKDDSGLKFLEKAGVQLMHLPYE; encoded by the coding sequence ATGACAGAGAAAAAACAATTAAAATACGACAAAGCCTATTTAAAAATGGCGTTCGAATGGGGCAAACTTTCCCACTGCAAACGCAAACAAGTAGGTGCTTTAATTGTAAAAGATAGAATGATTATTTCCGACGGTTTTAATGGAACTCCAACTGGTTTCGACAATTGTTGCGAAGACGAAAACGGAGTTACAAAATGGGAGGTTTTACATGCAGAAGCAAACGCCATTTTAAAAGTTGCCTCTTCTACACAATCTGCCAAAAATGCCACACTATATATTACATTATCGCCCTGCACACAATGCAGTAAACTCATCCATCAAGCAGGAATAAAACGTGTGGTGTATGCAGATTCTTACAAAGACGATTCTGGTTTAAAATTTTTAGAAAAAGCAGGCGTTCAATTAATGCATTTACCTTATGAATAA
- the nadA gene encoding quinolinate synthase NadA: MNTLEKATLNLQEKGFLDLDTPNIDYIKEIKRLKKEKNAILLAHYYQIDAIQEIADFVGDSLALAQKAAKTDADMIVFAGVHFMAETAKILNPTKQVLLPDLLAGCSLADSCPPEKFAAFKKKHPNHKVVTYINCSAEIKALSNVVCTSSNARKIIDSFPKDQPLIFAPDRNLGDYLNKETGRNMLLWDGACIVHEAFSMEKLIDLYKEHPDAELIAHPESEAHMLKVAKYIGSTSGLLNHVKNSKKEKFIVATEAGILYQMMEENPNKIIIPAPAKEDNTCACSECAYMKMNTLKKLYLCLKHELPNIEVDKELAKKAIIPIERMLELSK; the protein is encoded by the coding sequence ATGAACACTTTAGAAAAAGCAACTTTAAATCTTCAAGAAAAAGGGTTCTTAGATTTAGATACTCCAAATATCGATTACATTAAAGAAATAAAACGTTTAAAAAAGGAAAAAAACGCCATTTTATTAGCGCATTATTATCAAATTGATGCAATTCAAGAAATTGCAGATTTTGTTGGCGATAGTTTAGCACTGGCTCAAAAAGCAGCTAAAACAGACGCAGATATGATTGTTTTTGCAGGAGTCCATTTTATGGCAGAAACTGCTAAAATATTAAATCCAACTAAGCAAGTTTTATTACCAGATTTATTGGCAGGTTGCTCGTTGGCAGATTCTTGTCCGCCAGAAAAATTTGCAGCATTTAAAAAGAAACATCCCAACCATAAAGTAGTAACTTACATAAACTGTTCCGCCGAAATAAAGGCGTTAAGCAATGTAGTTTGCACTTCTTCCAACGCAAGAAAAATAATAGACTCTTTTCCAAAAGACCAACCTTTAATTTTTGCACCTGATAGAAATTTAGGCGATTATTTAAATAAAGAAACTGGCAGAAATATGCTTCTTTGGGATGGCGCATGTATTGTACACGAAGCTTTTTCTATGGAAAAATTAATCGATTTGTATAAAGAGCATCCAGATGCGGAGTTAATTGCGCACCCAGAATCGGAAGCACACATGCTAAAAGTAGCAAAATACATTGGCTCTACCTCTGGCTTATTAAATCATGTTAAAAACAGTAAAAAAGAAAAATTTATTGTCGCTACAGAAGCTGGTATTTTATACCAAATGATGGAAGAAAATCCAAATAAAATTATTATTCCTGCACCAGCAAAAGAAGATAATACCTGTGCTTGTAGCGAATGTGCTTACATGAAAATGAACACTTTAAAGAAATTATATTTGTGTCTTAAACATGAGTTACCAAATATAGAAGTAGACAAAGAACTGGCTAAAAAAGCAATTATTCCTATCGAAAGAATGTTAGAACTTTCTAAATAA
- a CDS encoding acyl-CoA dehydrogenase family protein, translating into MKPDLFQAPDYYNIDDLLTEEHLLIREAARDWVKRDVSPIIEEYAQKAEFPTQIINGLAEIGAFGPYIPEQYGGAGLDQISYGLIMQEIERGDSGVRSTASVQSSLVMYPIYAYGTEEQRKKYLPKLASGEWMGCFGLTEPNHGSNPSGMETKFKDMGDHYLLNGAKMWISNAPFAQIAVVWAKNEEGRIHGLIVERGMEGFSTPETHNKWSLRASATGELIFDNVKVPKENLLPNKSGLGAPLGCLDSARYGIAWGAIGAAMDCYDTALRYCKEREQFGKPIGQFQLQQKKLAEMITEITKAQLLAWRLGTLKNEGKATSAQISMAKRNNVDMAIQIAREARQMLGGMGITGEYSIMRHMMNLESVITYEGTHDIHLLITGLDVTGLNAFK; encoded by the coding sequence ATGAAACCAGATTTATTTCAAGCTCCAGATTATTATAATATCGACGATTTATTAACGGAAGAACATTTATTAATTCGCGAAGCTGCTCGCGATTGGGTAAAACGCGATGTTTCTCCAATTATAGAAGAATATGCTCAAAAAGCAGAATTTCCAACTCAAATTATTAATGGTTTGGCAGAAATTGGTGCTTTTGGCCCTTATATTCCAGAACAATATGGTGGTGCTGGTTTAGACCAAATTTCTTATGGTTTAATTATGCAAGAAATAGAACGTGGCGACTCTGGTGTTCGTTCTACTGCTTCTGTACAATCTTCTTTAGTAATGTATCCTATCTACGCATATGGAACCGAAGAACAACGTAAAAAATACCTACCAAAACTAGCTTCTGGAGAATGGATGGGTTGTTTTGGTTTAACAGAACCCAACCATGGTTCAAATCCTTCTGGAATGGAAACCAAATTTAAAGATATGGGCGACCATTATTTGCTAAATGGAGCAAAAATGTGGATTTCTAATGCTCCTTTTGCACAAATTGCAGTTGTTTGGGCGAAGAATGAAGAAGGTAGAATTCACGGTTTAATTGTAGAACGTGGCATGGAAGGTTTTTCTACGCCAGAAACACATAATAAATGGTCTTTGCGTGCTTCTGCAACTGGAGAATTAATTTTTGACAATGTAAAAGTGCCAAAAGAAAACTTATTGCCAAACAAATCTGGTCTTGGAGCTCCTTTAGGCTGTTTAGATTCAGCAAGATATGGAATTGCTTGGGGCGCAATTGGTGCTGCAATGGATTGTTACGATACTGCTTTGCGTTATTGTAAAGAACGTGAACAGTTTGGAAAACCTATTGGTCAATTTCAATTACAGCAAAAAAAATTAGCAGAAATGATTACCGAAATTACCAAAGCTCAACTATTAGCTTGGCGATTAGGAACTTTAAAAAATGAAGGAAAAGCAACTTCCGCGCAAATTTCTATGGCAAAAAGGAATAATGTAGACATGGCCATACAAATTGCTAGAGAGGCAAGACAAATGTTAGGTGGCATGGGAATTACAGGCGAATATTCCATAATGCGACACATGATGAATTTGGAAAGTGTAATTACCTACGAAGGAACGCACGATATTCATTTATTAATTACAGGATTGGATGTTACTGGCTTAAATGCTTTTAAATAA
- a CDS encoding SGNH/GDSL hydrolase family protein, with amino-acid sequence MKKGFYIIFYSFFLTIVSCGSITDFDENLETNVSEVLKDTSSVNLNNGGVNKNGTFKILSLGDSYTIGQNVCNSCKFPIQLVDTLLKITKNKSTFPLKVIARTGWTTTHLIGAIEDQNITAYYDLVTLLIGVNNQFQNKSFSIYEEEFPKLIDIAIKAAGNNAKNLVVLSIPDYAFTPYGNGNTTISTEIDKYNNFARTYCMSKGITFVNITEITRQGLNNKALVANDNLHPSKLAYKKFVEKILPEVLKKLELK; translated from the coding sequence ATGAAAAAAGGATTTTACATTATTTTTTATAGTTTTTTTCTAACGATTGTTTCTTGTGGAAGTATAACTGATTTTGATGAAAACTTAGAAACAAATGTTTCTGAGGTTTTAAAAGACACCTCTTCTGTAAATTTAAACAATGGAGGTGTAAACAAAAACGGAACATTTAAAATTTTATCTTTAGGAGATAGTTACACAATTGGGCAAAATGTGTGTAATTCTTGTAAATTCCCTATTCAATTAGTAGATACTCTTTTAAAAATTACTAAAAATAAAAGTACATTTCCCTTAAAAGTTATTGCAAGAACTGGCTGGACAACCACCCATTTAATTGGTGCAATAGAAGACCAAAATATTACTGCATATTACGATTTAGTTACTTTGCTCATTGGCGTAAACAATCAATTTCAAAATAAATCATTTTCAATTTACGAAGAGGAATTCCCAAAATTAATAGATATTGCTATTAAAGCAGCAGGTAATAATGCTAAAAATTTAGTAGTTCTTTCGATTCCAGATTATGCTTTTACACCTTATGGAAACGGAAATACAACCATTTCTACAGAAATCGATAAATACAACAATTTCGCTCGAACCTATTGTATGAGTAAAGGAATTACGTTTGTAAATATTACAGAAATTACCAGGCAAGGTTTAAATAATAAAGCTTTAGTTGCAAACGATAACTTACATCCATCTAAACTGGCATACAAAAAATTTGTAGAGAAAATTCTGCCAGAAGTTCTTAAAAAATTAGAGTTGAAATAA
- the nadB gene encoding L-aspartate oxidase, with translation MATSNKKIECDFLIIGSGISGLTFALKIATKFEKAKVVIVTKDEKSESNTKYAQGGIATVYNNNKDSFEQHIQDTLIAGDGLCDPEVVKMVIKDAPERLVELINWGVKFDKNKTGNYDLGREGGHSQNRILHHADITGLEIERSLLAQVEQKQNIDFLTHHYAIDVITEHQVKKEKTKRNSKISCFGAYVLDEKNEIVKTFVSKFTLLASGGNGQVYETTTNPIIATGDGLAIAYRAKAEISEVEFIQFHPTALYNPGEYPAFLISEAVRGFGAKLRDYNGNFFMHNYDKREELASRDIVARAIDNELKKSGKPHVYLDCKYLDFDKFKAHFPNITEKCASLGIDVRKDYIPVVPASHYICGGVNVNKNAKTSIKKLYACGEVTRTGLHGGNRLASNSLLEGLVYAHKAFLNISKKFEKAKMPNDIPEWNDIGVKKNTEKILITHDRNEVKKIMSNYVGIVRSNERLKRAENRLKILYEDTKVLYNNSELSVDLCELRNLITTAYLITQFSKNRKENSGGFYNLDLK, from the coding sequence ATGGCTACAAGTAATAAAAAGATTGAATGCGATTTTTTAATTATTGGTTCTGGAATTTCAGGTTTAACTTTTGCGCTAAAAATTGCTACAAAATTCGAAAAAGCAAAAGTTGTAATTGTTACGAAAGACGAAAAAAGTGAGTCCAATACAAAATATGCGCAAGGTGGAATTGCAACCGTTTACAATAATAACAAAGATAGTTTCGAACAACACATACAAGATACGTTAATCGCTGGTGATGGGCTTTGCGACCCAGAAGTCGTAAAAATGGTTATTAAAGATGCACCAGAACGATTAGTAGAACTAATTAACTGGGGCGTAAAGTTCGATAAAAACAAAACAGGAAATTACGATTTAGGAAGAGAAGGTGGCCATTCTCAAAACAGAATTTTACATCATGCAGATATTACTGGATTAGAAATAGAACGCAGTTTATTAGCACAAGTCGAGCAAAAACAAAATATCGATTTTCTTACGCACCACTATGCTATTGACGTAATTACAGAACATCAAGTTAAAAAAGAAAAGACAAAACGAAACTCTAAAATTAGCTGTTTTGGTGCTTATGTTTTGGATGAAAAGAACGAAATTGTTAAAACCTTTGTTAGTAAATTTACCTTGTTAGCTTCTGGTGGAAATGGGCAAGTTTATGAAACTACCACAAACCCAATAATTGCAACTGGAGATGGGTTGGCAATTGCATATCGTGCAAAAGCAGAAATTTCTGAAGTAGAGTTTATTCAGTTTCACCCAACAGCTTTGTATAATCCTGGAGAATATCCTGCATTTTTAATTTCTGAAGCTGTAAGAGGTTTTGGCGCTAAACTTAGAGATTACAATGGAAATTTTTTTATGCATAATTACGATAAACGTGAAGAATTGGCCTCCAGAGATATTGTTGCAAGAGCCATTGATAACGAACTAAAAAAAAGTGGAAAACCGCATGTTTATTTAGATTGTAAATATTTAGATTTCGATAAATTCAAAGCTCATTTCCCAAATATTACAGAAAAATGTGCTTCTCTCGGAATTGATGTTCGAAAAGATTACATTCCAGTAGTACCTGCTTCGCACTATATTTGTGGTGGAGTAAACGTAAATAAAAACGCGAAAACTTCCATTAAAAAATTATATGCTTGTGGCGAAGTTACAAGAACAGGTTTACATGGTGGAAATAGGTTAGCCTCCAACTCTTTATTAGAGGGTTTGGTATATGCACACAAAGCTTTTTTAAATATTTCCAAGAAGTTTGAAAAAGCAAAAATGCCCAACGACATTCCAGAATGGAATGATATTGGAGTTAAAAAAAACACCGAAAAAATATTAATTACGCACGACAGAAATGAAGTAAAAAAAATTATGAGTAATTATGTTGGCATCGTTCGTTCTAACGAACGTTTAAAGCGTGCAGAAAACAGGTTAAAAATACTTTATGAAGACACTAAAGTTCTGTACAACAACTCCGAATTATCTGTAGATTTATGCGAATTAAGAAATTTAATTACAACAGCATATTTAATTACCCAGTTTTCTAAAAACCGAAAAGAAAATAGTGGTGGCTTTTATAACTTAGATTTGAAATAA
- the rnpA gene encoding ribonuclease P protein component: MKYTLGKNERLKSRKLIEKLYEEGNSIKVFPLRMMFVKTEHTSDFPVQMGVSVAKRNFKRAVDRNRIKRLMRECYRLQKEIVYENVDKPYVFMISYLGREEWAYENLFSKMEKLLQLFVEQTKNKDLKE, from the coding sequence ATGAAGTACACTTTAGGAAAAAATGAACGTTTAAAGAGTAGAAAACTCATAGAAAAACTCTACGAAGAAGGGAATTCTATAAAAGTATTTCCTTTAAGAATGATGTTTGTTAAAACAGAACATACTTCCGATTTTCCTGTGCAAATGGGTGTTTCTGTTGCAAAAAGAAACTTTAAAAGAGCGGTTGATAGAAACAGAATAAAAAGATTGATGCGCGAATGTTACAGGCTCCAAAAAGAAATTGTGTACGAAAATGTAGATAAACCCTATGTTTTTATGATTTCGTATCTTGGGAGAGAAGAATGGGCTTATGAAAATCTATTTTCTAAAATGGAAAAGTTATTGCAGCTTTTTGTGGAGCAAACTAAAAATAAAGATTTAAAAGAATAA
- a CDS encoding HupE/UreJ family protein: MDDFILYFKMGLNHVLDLSAYDHILFLIVLAVVFSFNQFKKVLWLVTLFTLGHSITLALSAYGILNIKMALIEFLIPLTIFITGVINVMTAKKSSLGKQNTNLVFALFFGLIHGLGFSNYFKMMVGKEEDKLFPLLEFALGIEAAQVIIVLGILIAGTLLQNFFRVTRRDWILVCSSIVIGFAIQMMLDRVFW, encoded by the coding sequence ATGGACGATTTTATACTTTATTTCAAAATGGGTTTAAACCACGTGTTAGACCTTAGTGCTTACGATCATATTTTATTTTTAATTGTGTTGGCAGTTGTTTTTAGCTTCAATCAATTTAAAAAAGTGTTGTGGTTGGTAACTCTTTTTACACTTGGACATTCTATAACATTGGCTTTATCTGCCTATGGAATTCTAAATATTAAAATGGCTTTAATTGAATTTTTAATTCCCCTTACTATCTTTATTACAGGAGTTATTAATGTTATGACAGCCAAAAAATCTTCCCTTGGAAAACAAAATACAAACCTGGTTTTTGCCCTATTTTTTGGATTAATTCATGGCTTAGGTTTTTCCAACTATTTTAAAATGATGGTTGGCAAAGAAGAAGACAAATTATTTCCTTTATTAGAATTTGCCTTAGGAATTGAAGCTGCACAGGTAATTATCGTGTTAGGAATATTAATTGCTGGCACCCTACTTCAAAACTTTTTTAGAGTAACTCGAAGAGATTGGATTTTGGTTTGCTCTTCCATCGTAATTGGTTTCGCCATACAAATGATGTTAGATCGTGTCTTTTGGTAG
- a CDS encoding S41 family peptidase, protein MNKNKLPLFLAIAVVFGILIGMSFGGNSPEMLSFGKNTASEKKIKRLINFIERDYVDSVNTDSLLDGAITQMLGKLDPHSVYIPKENLQSVKESMQGNFVGIGVQFRMISDTITVIQPIKGGPSIKMGIKAGDRILMANKDTLYGKTILSGSIPRYLKGKPDTKVALQIYRKSSDSLFTVDVTRGKVNIKSVDLAYMINDSVGYIKLDRFARNTYSEFKASLHNLIDNGMTDLVLDLRDNGGGFIDIANQIVDEFLEEDKLIVFTKNNKGQIDKSFATSKGDFEKGGLYVLINENSASASEIVAGALQDNDKGTIIGRRSFGKGLVQIEMDLGDGSAVRLTTARYYTPTGRSIQKPYDHKGNKNYYKDYQKRINSGELLSKDSIKVVDSLKYTTPKGKVVYGGGGIIPDVFVAIDTTSYMSSFYFNSINNFAFDYVDNNRKKLEKWKIDSFVKDFDKDDAILDSYLASIKDKITPSFKTKQSIQRYLRASIANVLFGDVGFYRIVHEEDKMLQKVLELESKKSN, encoded by the coding sequence ATGAATAAGAATAAACTTCCTCTTTTTTTAGCAATTGCAGTAGTTTTCGGTATTTTAATTGGAATGTCTTTTGGTGGAAATTCACCAGAAATGTTGTCTTTTGGAAAAAATACTGCATCAGAAAAAAAAATAAAAAGACTCATAAATTTTATTGAAAGAGATTATGTAGATAGTGTAAATACAGACAGCCTTTTAGATGGTGCCATTACACAGATGTTAGGAAAATTAGATCCACATTCTGTATATATTCCAAAAGAAAACTTACAATCTGTAAAAGAAAGTATGCAAGGTAATTTTGTAGGAATTGGCGTACAATTTAGAATGATTTCCGACACAATTACTGTAATTCAACCAATAAAAGGCGGACCAAGTATAAAAATGGGCATTAAAGCTGGAGACAGAATTTTAATGGCAAACAAAGATACTTTATATGGAAAAACAATTTTAAGTGGTTCCATTCCAAGATATTTAAAAGGAAAACCAGACACGAAAGTGGCGCTTCAAATTTATAGAAAAAGTAGCGATTCTCTCTTTACGGTTGATGTAACTCGTGGAAAAGTAAACATAAAAAGTGTCGATTTAGCCTATATGATTAACGATTCTGTTGGTTATATAAAATTAGATCGTTTTGCCAGAAACACGTATTCCGAATTTAAAGCGTCTTTACATAACTTAATAGACAATGGAATGACAGATTTGGTTTTAGATCTTCGTGATAATGGTGGTGGCTTTATAGATATTGCCAACCAAATTGTGGATGAATTTTTAGAAGAGGATAAATTAATCGTTTTCACCAAAAATAACAAAGGACAAATCGACAAATCGTTTGCAACTTCTAAAGGAGATTTCGAAAAAGGCGGTTTGTATGTATTGATAAATGAAAACTCTGCATCTGCATCAGAAATTGTAGCAGGTGCTTTACAAGATAACGATAAAGGAACCATTATTGGGCGCAGATCTTTTGGAAAAGGTTTGGTACAAATAGAAATGGATTTGGGCGATGGTTCTGCAGTTCGTTTAACAACTGCAAGATATTACACACCAACAGGTCGTTCCATACAAAAACCGTACGATCACAAAGGCAATAAAAACTACTATAAAGATTATCAAAAAAGAATAAATAGTGGAGAATTGTTAAGCAAAGACAGCATAAAAGTAGTAGATTCTTTAAAATACACCACACCAAAAGGAAAGGTTGTTTATGGTGGTGGAGGTATTATTCCAGATGTGTTTGTAGCAATAGACACCACTTCTTACATGTCGAGTTTTTATTTTAATTCCATTAATAATTTTGCTTTCGATTATGTAGATAACAATCGTAAAAAATTAGAAAAATGGAAAATAGATTCTTTTGTAAAAGATTTCGATAAAGACGATGCTATTTTAGATTCTTATTTAGCTTCCATAAAAGATAAAATTACACCATCATTTAAAACAAAACAAAGCATTCAAAGATATTTAAGAGCCTCTATTGCAAATGTACTTTTTGGTGATGTTGGTTTCTATAGAATTGTTCACGAAGAAGATAAAATGCTCCAAAAAGTGCTGGAGTTGGAAAGTAAAAAAAGTAATTGA